A DNA window from Paraburkholderia sp. IMGN_8 contains the following coding sequences:
- the moaD gene encoding molybdopterin converting factor subunit 1, translated as MKLTIRYFASVREQLGISQEIVHIDASELTVDCLRVRLASRDERMAEALRVGRPLRTAVNQEMVAETFVVREDSEIAFFPPVTGG; from the coding sequence ATGAAACTCACCATCAGGTATTTTGCTAGCGTTCGCGAACAACTCGGCATCTCGCAGGAGATCGTGCACATCGACGCTTCCGAACTCACCGTTGACTGCCTGCGGGTCAGGCTCGCGTCGAGAGACGAGCGGATGGCCGAAGCGCTGCGCGTGGGCCGACCGCTCCGCACAGCCGTCAACCAGGAGATGGTCGCCGAGACGTTTGTCGTGCGGGAGGACAGCGAAATCGCGTTCTTTCCGCCCGTTACGGGGGGCTGA
- a CDS encoding molybdenum cofactor biosynthesis protein MoaE, which produces MTTPLQRAATPLNDRAHPEAPYVDDSASGPAHAQVAIASGLEVRVQHQAIDIQSEIAPIMRNPDVGAIVNFLGVVRHCGDFDDVVALELEHYPGMTEQSLWSIVEEAAARWRLDAVKIVHRVGRVALGETVVLVVVAAPHRTHAFDGCEFLMDFLKTHAPFWKKEIRRDGAFRWVEARTSDERSMLRWG; this is translated from the coding sequence ATGACAACACCGCTCCAACGAGCCGCCACGCCGCTCAATGATCGGGCACACCCTGAAGCCCCGTATGTCGACGATAGTGCAAGCGGTCCGGCGCATGCGCAGGTCGCCATCGCATCGGGCCTGGAAGTGCGTGTCCAGCACCAGGCGATCGATATCCAGTCGGAAATTGCGCCGATCATGCGCAATCCGGACGTGGGTGCGATCGTGAACTTCCTCGGGGTAGTGCGTCATTGCGGTGATTTCGACGACGTGGTCGCGCTCGAGCTCGAGCATTATCCAGGGATGACCGAGCAGTCGCTCTGGAGCATCGTCGAGGAGGCGGCCGCTCGATGGCGCCTGGATGCGGTGAAGATCGTGCATCGGGTCGGTCGTGTCGCGCTCGGCGAAACGGTGGTACTCGTCGTGGTCGCCGCGCCGCATCGTACGCACGCATTCGACGGATGCGAATTCCTGATGGACTTCCTGAAGACCCATGCGCCGTTCTGGAAGAAGGAAATCCGGCGCGACGGCGCGTTCAGATGGGTCGAGGCCAGGACGAGCGACGAACGGTCGATGCTGCGTTGGGGTTGA
- the moaA gene encoding GTP 3',8-cyclase MoaA — MASRRRVSIGGATPTLDTLDRPLRDLRLSVIDQCNFRCTYCMPRDSFGADYPFLASSERLSFEQILKLARAFALLGVEKIRITGGEPLLRRGLESLIEQLAKLTTTSGKPMALALTTNGSLLAAKARSLRDAGLGRVTVSLDAVDDAVFRRMSDVDMPVSRILDGIETARAVGLEPVKVNAVIERGANDSQILPLVRLFKGTGVAVRFIEYMDVGGAGGWSNTKVITARETRDIVESVFPLIPIVVREQTGTAVNYRHADGAGEVGFIASVSQPFCGTCSRARVSADGQLYSCLFATHGTDLRPWLTDTASVEQLAMAVRSRWIRRDDRYSELRSTQHRLESGKVYPTVRMSLVGG; from the coding sequence ATTGCATCCCGCCGTCGCGTATCCATCGGCGGTGCGACGCCTACCCTCGACACGCTCGATCGTCCGCTGCGGGATTTACGTCTGTCCGTCATCGATCAATGCAACTTCCGCTGTACTTACTGCATGCCGCGAGACAGCTTCGGCGCAGACTATCCGTTCCTGGCGTCTTCGGAGCGCCTGTCGTTCGAACAGATCCTTAAGCTCGCGAGAGCGTTCGCTCTGCTCGGGGTGGAGAAAATACGCATCACCGGCGGCGAGCCGCTCCTGCGGCGTGGGCTCGAATCCCTGATCGAACAGCTCGCGAAACTGACGACCACAAGCGGCAAACCGATGGCGCTCGCGCTCACGACAAACGGCTCCCTGCTCGCCGCGAAGGCGCGCTCGCTGCGCGACGCCGGCCTCGGCCGCGTGACAGTGAGCCTCGACGCGGTGGACGACGCCGTATTCCGCCGGATGAGTGACGTCGACATGCCCGTGTCGCGGATATTGGACGGGATCGAGACAGCGCGCGCGGTCGGACTCGAGCCGGTCAAGGTCAACGCGGTGATCGAGCGAGGCGCCAACGACAGCCAGATCCTGCCGCTCGTCCGCTTGTTCAAAGGCACTGGCGTGGCCGTGCGCTTCATCGAATACATGGACGTTGGCGGCGCGGGCGGTTGGTCGAACACGAAAGTGATCACGGCTCGTGAGACGCGCGACATCGTCGAATCGGTGTTCCCCCTGATCCCCATCGTCGTTCGTGAACAGACGGGCACCGCAGTCAACTATCGCCATGCGGACGGTGCAGGCGAAGTCGGATTCATCGCGAGCGTATCGCAGCCGTTCTGCGGGACATGCTCGCGCGCCCGCGTATCGGCCGACGGTCAACTTTATTCATGCCTTTTCGCCACACATGGCACGGACCTCAGGCCCTGGCTCACTGACACCGCTTCAGTCGAGCAACTGGCAATGGCCGTCCGCAGCCGGTGGATCCGCCGCGACGACCGCTACTCCGAGCTTCGCTCGACGCAGCACCGGCTGGAATCGGGAAAAGTCTATCCCACAGTCCGCATGTCGCTGGTCGGCGGCTGA